A genomic segment from Brienomyrus brachyistius isolate T26 chromosome 9, BBRACH_0.4, whole genome shotgun sequence encodes:
- the LOC125749555 gene encoding fidgetin-like protein 1 isoform X1 has product MSLTSDFVSLLEQLEGFDMSEARLSEWQKRTFDISSGTCTPEQKADAYRAHILDVQYAWATSLLSASATAHLLRKYTEHYSAVLDSDDPRTGLNNYADSVLHLARGHRNDSTQWQSALTPESVLALPCVRHIVRGETGAVSALVPREDVDVVVGGGFRGDSDQGCSLKLAPCNEDVFSKTEAIGARSNVLRDGAGKASGHGALLPSSSFGSCSTAQPTMNPLFSSSANMTCQPAPSHRSVSFPSNPSKRKACNNSQSCHVASEARGGSSVAGKRGEDGRASSFRSAKEQLVVEQQKKHGQQPQRAQPAGLSGGMKKSLGANRSRGAFSKFVSPMPRQEEGEGAGASGSVQESQPVDERLKNFEPKIIELIMSEIMDHGPPISWDEIAGLEFAKATIKEIVVWPMLRPDIFTGLRGPPKGILLFGPPGTGKTLIGKCIACQSGATFFSISASSLTSKWVGEGEKMVRALFAIARCHQPAVIFIDEIDSLLSQRTDGEHDSSRRIKTEFLVQLDGAATSADDRILVVGATNRPQEIDEAARRRLAKRLYIPLPEAAARRQIIASLMACEKCHLKSEELECVVASSQGFSGADMTQLCREAALGPIRSIQVDDIASITPDQVRPIVHADFQEALKTVRPSVSSKDLELYVEWNRTFGCGR; this is encoded by the exons ATGTCGCTGACCAGTGACTTTGTTTCGTTGCTAGAACAGCTAGAAG GCTTCGACATGAGTGAGGCACGCCTGAGCGAGTGGCAGAAGAGGACCTTTGACATTTCATCTGGCACCTGCACACCTGAACAAAAGGCAGATGCGTACCGGGCACACATCCTGGACGTGCAGTATGCATGGGCGACTTCTCTGCTGTCAGCTTCAGCTACAGCCCATCTACTCAGGAAATACACTGAGCACTACTCCGCAGTGCTGGACTCCGATGACCCACGCACAGGCCTGAACAACTATGCCGACAGTGTACTGCACCTGGCTCGTGGACACAGAAACGACAGCACGCAGTGGCAGTCGGCCTTGACACCAGAAAGTGTCCTGGCTTTGCCGTGTGTGCGGCACATTGTCCGTGGCGAAACTGGGGCTGTGAGTGCCCTCGTACCACGAGAAGATGTGGATGTTGTAGTTGGTGGGGGGTTTCGTGGTGATAGTGATCAAGGCTGCTCTCTGAAGCTGGCACCCTGCAATGAGGATGTGTTTTCAAAAACCGAGGCTATTGGGGCTCGCAGTAATGTTCTGAGAGATGGGGCAGGAAAAGCGAGTGGCCATGGAGCATTGCTTCCATCTTCTTCCTTTGGATCTTGCAGCACAGCTCAACCCACCATGAACCCGCTATTTAGCAGCAGTGCTAACATGACCTGTCAGCCTGCCCCTAGCCATCGGTCCGTTTCCTTCCCCTCGAACCCTTCGAAGCGGAAGGCCTGCAATAACTCACAGTCTTGCCATGTGGCTTCTGAAGCACGTGGTGGCTCCAGTGTTGCAGGAAAGAGAGGGGAGGATGGCCGAGCCAGCAGCTTCAGGTCAGCCAAGGAGCAGCTGGTAGTAGAGCAGCAGAAGAAACACGGTCAGCAACCACAGCGAGCCCAGCCAGCTGGCCTGTCTGGTGGGATGAAGAAGTCCCTGGGTGCCAACAGATCCCGAGGTGCCTTCTCCAAATTCGTGTCCCCTATGCCCAGGCAGGAGGAGGGTGAGGGGGCAGGTGCCAGTGGGTCAGTCCAGGAGTCTCAGCCTGTTGATGAACGACTAAAGAACTTTGAACCCAAGATCATTGAGCTGATCATGAGTGAGATCATGGATCATGGCCCACCGATCTCTTGGGATGAAATTGCTGGACTGGAGTTTGCAAAGGCAACGATCAAGGAGATTGTAGTGTGGCCCATGCTGCGACCCGACATCTTCACTGGGCTTCGCGGTCCCCCCAAAGGAATCCTGCTTTTCGGCCCTCCTGGTACTGGAAAGACACTGATAGGCAAATGCATTGCATGTCAGTCTGGGGCCACCTTCTTCAGTATTAGTGCCTCATCCCTGACTTCTAAGTGGGTTGGAGAAGGTGAGAAGATGGTCCGGGCCCTTTTCGCAATTGCCCGCTGCCACCAACCAGCCGTTATCTTCATTGACGAAATTGACTCACTGCTTTCCCAACGGACAGATGGTGAGCATGACTCTTCACGGCGCATCAAGACTGAGTTTTTGGTCCAGTTGGATGGGGCAGCCACCTCAGCTGATGACCGGATCCTGGTGGTTGGGGCCACCAACCGACCACAGGAGATAGACGAGGCAGCCCGGCGAAGGCTAGCTAAGCGCCTGTACATTCCCCTGCCTGAGGCTGCAGCCCGTCGCCAAATCATAGCCAGCCTAATGGCCTGTGAGAAATGCCATTTGAAGTCAGAGGAGCTGGAGTGTGTTGTGGCCAGCTCCCAAGGGTTCTCTGGTGCCGATATGACCCAGCTTTGCCGAGAGGCAGCGCTAGGCCCTATTCGCAGCATCCAGGTAGATGACATTGCCAGTATCACACCTGATCAAGTGCGTCCCATCGTTCATGCTGATTTCCAGGAGGCCCTGAAGACTGTGCGCCCCAGTGTGTCCTCCAAAGACTTGGAGCTCTACGTGGAGTGGAACAGGACCTTTGGCTGTGGCCGCTGA
- the LOC125749555 gene encoding fidgetin-like protein 1 isoform X3, with translation MSEARLSEWQKRTFDISSGTCTPEQKADAYRAHILDVQYAWATSLLSASATAHLLRKYTEHYSAVLDSDDPRTGLNNYADSVLHLARGHRNDSTQWQSALTPESVLALPCVRHIVRGETGAVSALVPREDVDVVVGGGFRGDSDQGCSLKLAPCNEDVFSKTEAIGARSNVLRDGAGKASGHGALLPSSSFGSCSTAQPTMNPLFSSSANMTCQPAPSHRSVSFPSNPSKRKACNNSQSCHVASEARGGSSVAGKRGEDGRASSFRSAKEQLVVEQQKKHGQQPQRAQPAGLSGGMKKSLGANRSRGAFSKFVSPMPRQEEGEGAGASGSVQESQPVDERLKNFEPKIIELIMSEIMDHGPPISWDEIAGLEFAKATIKEIVVWPMLRPDIFTGLRGPPKGILLFGPPGTGKTLIGKCIACQSGATFFSISASSLTSKWVGEGEKMVRALFAIARCHQPAVIFIDEIDSLLSQRTDGEHDSSRRIKTEFLVQLDGAATSADDRILVVGATNRPQEIDEAARRRLAKRLYIPLPEAAARRQIIASLMACEKCHLKSEELECVVASSQGFSGADMTQLCREAALGPIRSIQVDDIASITPDQVRPIVHADFQEALKTVRPSVSSKDLELYVEWNRTFGCGR, from the coding sequence ATGAGTGAGGCACGCCTGAGCGAGTGGCAGAAGAGGACCTTTGACATTTCATCTGGCACCTGCACACCTGAACAAAAGGCAGATGCGTACCGGGCACACATCCTGGACGTGCAGTATGCATGGGCGACTTCTCTGCTGTCAGCTTCAGCTACAGCCCATCTACTCAGGAAATACACTGAGCACTACTCCGCAGTGCTGGACTCCGATGACCCACGCACAGGCCTGAACAACTATGCCGACAGTGTACTGCACCTGGCTCGTGGACACAGAAACGACAGCACGCAGTGGCAGTCGGCCTTGACACCAGAAAGTGTCCTGGCTTTGCCGTGTGTGCGGCACATTGTCCGTGGCGAAACTGGGGCTGTGAGTGCCCTCGTACCACGAGAAGATGTGGATGTTGTAGTTGGTGGGGGGTTTCGTGGTGATAGTGATCAAGGCTGCTCTCTGAAGCTGGCACCCTGCAATGAGGATGTGTTTTCAAAAACCGAGGCTATTGGGGCTCGCAGTAATGTTCTGAGAGATGGGGCAGGAAAAGCGAGTGGCCATGGAGCATTGCTTCCATCTTCTTCCTTTGGATCTTGCAGCACAGCTCAACCCACCATGAACCCGCTATTTAGCAGCAGTGCTAACATGACCTGTCAGCCTGCCCCTAGCCATCGGTCCGTTTCCTTCCCCTCGAACCCTTCGAAGCGGAAGGCCTGCAATAACTCACAGTCTTGCCATGTGGCTTCTGAAGCACGTGGTGGCTCCAGTGTTGCAGGAAAGAGAGGGGAGGATGGCCGAGCCAGCAGCTTCAGGTCAGCCAAGGAGCAGCTGGTAGTAGAGCAGCAGAAGAAACACGGTCAGCAACCACAGCGAGCCCAGCCAGCTGGCCTGTCTGGTGGGATGAAGAAGTCCCTGGGTGCCAACAGATCCCGAGGTGCCTTCTCCAAATTCGTGTCCCCTATGCCCAGGCAGGAGGAGGGTGAGGGGGCAGGTGCCAGTGGGTCAGTCCAGGAGTCTCAGCCTGTTGATGAACGACTAAAGAACTTTGAACCCAAGATCATTGAGCTGATCATGAGTGAGATCATGGATCATGGCCCACCGATCTCTTGGGATGAAATTGCTGGACTGGAGTTTGCAAAGGCAACGATCAAGGAGATTGTAGTGTGGCCCATGCTGCGACCCGACATCTTCACTGGGCTTCGCGGTCCCCCCAAAGGAATCCTGCTTTTCGGCCCTCCTGGTACTGGAAAGACACTGATAGGCAAATGCATTGCATGTCAGTCTGGGGCCACCTTCTTCAGTATTAGTGCCTCATCCCTGACTTCTAAGTGGGTTGGAGAAGGTGAGAAGATGGTCCGGGCCCTTTTCGCAATTGCCCGCTGCCACCAACCAGCCGTTATCTTCATTGACGAAATTGACTCACTGCTTTCCCAACGGACAGATGGTGAGCATGACTCTTCACGGCGCATCAAGACTGAGTTTTTGGTCCAGTTGGATGGGGCAGCCACCTCAGCTGATGACCGGATCCTGGTGGTTGGGGCCACCAACCGACCACAGGAGATAGACGAGGCAGCCCGGCGAAGGCTAGCTAAGCGCCTGTACATTCCCCTGCCTGAGGCTGCAGCCCGTCGCCAAATCATAGCCAGCCTAATGGCCTGTGAGAAATGCCATTTGAAGTCAGAGGAGCTGGAGTGTGTTGTGGCCAGCTCCCAAGGGTTCTCTGGTGCCGATATGACCCAGCTTTGCCGAGAGGCAGCGCTAGGCCCTATTCGCAGCATCCAGGTAGATGACATTGCCAGTATCACACCTGATCAAGTGCGTCCCATCGTTCATGCTGATTTCCAGGAGGCCCTGAAGACTGTGCGCCCCAGTGTGTCCTCCAAAGACTTGGAGCTCTACGTGGAGTGGAACAGGACCTTTGGCTGTGGCCGCTGA
- the LOC125749555 gene encoding fidgetin-like protein 1 isoform X2, which yields MSCFGFDMSEARLSEWQKRTFDISSGTCTPEQKADAYRAHILDVQYAWATSLLSASATAHLLRKYTEHYSAVLDSDDPRTGLNNYADSVLHLARGHRNDSTQWQSALTPESVLALPCVRHIVRGETGAVSALVPREDVDVVVGGGFRGDSDQGCSLKLAPCNEDVFSKTEAIGARSNVLRDGAGKASGHGALLPSSSFGSCSTAQPTMNPLFSSSANMTCQPAPSHRSVSFPSNPSKRKACNNSQSCHVASEARGGSSVAGKRGEDGRASSFRSAKEQLVVEQQKKHGQQPQRAQPAGLSGGMKKSLGANRSRGAFSKFVSPMPRQEEGEGAGASGSVQESQPVDERLKNFEPKIIELIMSEIMDHGPPISWDEIAGLEFAKATIKEIVVWPMLRPDIFTGLRGPPKGILLFGPPGTGKTLIGKCIACQSGATFFSISASSLTSKWVGEGEKMVRALFAIARCHQPAVIFIDEIDSLLSQRTDGEHDSSRRIKTEFLVQLDGAATSADDRILVVGATNRPQEIDEAARRRLAKRLYIPLPEAAARRQIIASLMACEKCHLKSEELECVVASSQGFSGADMTQLCREAALGPIRSIQVDDIASITPDQVRPIVHADFQEALKTVRPSVSSKDLELYVEWNRTFGCGR from the exons ATGAGCTGTTTTG GCTTCGACATGAGTGAGGCACGCCTGAGCGAGTGGCAGAAGAGGACCTTTGACATTTCATCTGGCACCTGCACACCTGAACAAAAGGCAGATGCGTACCGGGCACACATCCTGGACGTGCAGTATGCATGGGCGACTTCTCTGCTGTCAGCTTCAGCTACAGCCCATCTACTCAGGAAATACACTGAGCACTACTCCGCAGTGCTGGACTCCGATGACCCACGCACAGGCCTGAACAACTATGCCGACAGTGTACTGCACCTGGCTCGTGGACACAGAAACGACAGCACGCAGTGGCAGTCGGCCTTGACACCAGAAAGTGTCCTGGCTTTGCCGTGTGTGCGGCACATTGTCCGTGGCGAAACTGGGGCTGTGAGTGCCCTCGTACCACGAGAAGATGTGGATGTTGTAGTTGGTGGGGGGTTTCGTGGTGATAGTGATCAAGGCTGCTCTCTGAAGCTGGCACCCTGCAATGAGGATGTGTTTTCAAAAACCGAGGCTATTGGGGCTCGCAGTAATGTTCTGAGAGATGGGGCAGGAAAAGCGAGTGGCCATGGAGCATTGCTTCCATCTTCTTCCTTTGGATCTTGCAGCACAGCTCAACCCACCATGAACCCGCTATTTAGCAGCAGTGCTAACATGACCTGTCAGCCTGCCCCTAGCCATCGGTCCGTTTCCTTCCCCTCGAACCCTTCGAAGCGGAAGGCCTGCAATAACTCACAGTCTTGCCATGTGGCTTCTGAAGCACGTGGTGGCTCCAGTGTTGCAGGAAAGAGAGGGGAGGATGGCCGAGCCAGCAGCTTCAGGTCAGCCAAGGAGCAGCTGGTAGTAGAGCAGCAGAAGAAACACGGTCAGCAACCACAGCGAGCCCAGCCAGCTGGCCTGTCTGGTGGGATGAAGAAGTCCCTGGGTGCCAACAGATCCCGAGGTGCCTTCTCCAAATTCGTGTCCCCTATGCCCAGGCAGGAGGAGGGTGAGGGGGCAGGTGCCAGTGGGTCAGTCCAGGAGTCTCAGCCTGTTGATGAACGACTAAAGAACTTTGAACCCAAGATCATTGAGCTGATCATGAGTGAGATCATGGATCATGGCCCACCGATCTCTTGGGATGAAATTGCTGGACTGGAGTTTGCAAAGGCAACGATCAAGGAGATTGTAGTGTGGCCCATGCTGCGACCCGACATCTTCACTGGGCTTCGCGGTCCCCCCAAAGGAATCCTGCTTTTCGGCCCTCCTGGTACTGGAAAGACACTGATAGGCAAATGCATTGCATGTCAGTCTGGGGCCACCTTCTTCAGTATTAGTGCCTCATCCCTGACTTCTAAGTGGGTTGGAGAAGGTGAGAAGATGGTCCGGGCCCTTTTCGCAATTGCCCGCTGCCACCAACCAGCCGTTATCTTCATTGACGAAATTGACTCACTGCTTTCCCAACGGACAGATGGTGAGCATGACTCTTCACGGCGCATCAAGACTGAGTTTTTGGTCCAGTTGGATGGGGCAGCCACCTCAGCTGATGACCGGATCCTGGTGGTTGGGGCCACCAACCGACCACAGGAGATAGACGAGGCAGCCCGGCGAAGGCTAGCTAAGCGCCTGTACATTCCCCTGCCTGAGGCTGCAGCCCGTCGCCAAATCATAGCCAGCCTAATGGCCTGTGAGAAATGCCATTTGAAGTCAGAGGAGCTGGAGTGTGTTGTGGCCAGCTCCCAAGGGTTCTCTGGTGCCGATATGACCCAGCTTTGCCGAGAGGCAGCGCTAGGCCCTATTCGCAGCATCCAGGTAGATGACATTGCCAGTATCACACCTGATCAAGTGCGTCCCATCGTTCATGCTGATTTCCAGGAGGCCCTGAAGACTGTGCGCCCCAGTGTGTCCTCCAAAGACTTGGAGCTCTACGTGGAGTGGAACAGGACCTTTGGCTGTGGCCGCTGA